A window from Pyrococcus yayanosii CH1 encodes these proteins:
- the cmr3 gene encoding type III-B CRISPR module-associated protein Cmr3, which translates to MKITPNDVLFFRESRDFTAGDSHLAESLLPLPHTIAGALMAVMFVKGRYDLLNLELKEGKFRKPENWKPNFEIIGTFFMKKNELYFPVPKDIVSAKADGRSIITMAKLKEVQIGGQSFTTVFAEGESPLHFSPVSGFLSFEKLKSYLNGEYYSKNDLSEEITKNSSLYKWENRVGIGLNSSKTTVEGMFYRTRMLRLEKDTAIGIVLSKKNLDEVKKTLGKKGTLKLGGEGRFAHYEIIDEDPLEELEEISVKKNALFKLYLATPLIVDGQSWNIAEVLPEHINAKIVKVFMDRPEKITGWDLVKRRPKETLYAVPPGSVYILKAQEDLTLKPFYRLGMMVELGYGLVFAGKYG; encoded by the coding sequence GTGAAAATAACCCCCAACGATGTGTTGTTCTTCAGAGAGAGCAGAGACTTTACCGCTGGAGATAGCCACCTCGCGGAATCTCTCCTCCCTCTCCCACACACAATTGCCGGTGCATTAATGGCGGTAATGTTCGTCAAGGGACGCTATGACTTACTGAACCTGGAGCTCAAGGAGGGAAAGTTCAGAAAGCCAGAGAATTGGAAGCCAAATTTTGAAATCATCGGAACATTTTTTATGAAGAAAAATGAGCTCTACTTCCCCGTTCCAAAGGACATCGTGAGTGCGAAAGCAGACGGAAGGAGCATCATCACCATGGCAAAGCTTAAGGAAGTGCAGATTGGAGGGCAAAGCTTTACAACAGTTTTCGCTGAAGGTGAAAGTCCTCTCCACTTCTCTCCAGTTAGTGGATTCCTAAGCTTTGAAAAACTCAAGAGCTATCTAAACGGTGAATATTACAGCAAAAATGATCTCTCCGAGGAAATAACCAAAAACAGCTCACTTTACAAATGGGAAAACAGGGTAGGTATAGGCCTAAACTCCTCAAAAACCACTGTCGAAGGAATGTTCTACAGAACAAGGATGCTCAGGCTGGAAAAAGACACGGCAATTGGGATAGTTCTTAGCAAGAAAAATCTTGATGAAGTAAAGAAGACGCTCGGTAAGAAGGGTACTCTGAAGCTCGGCGGAGAGGGAAGATTTGCCCACTATGAGATTATAGATGAAGATCCCTTGGAGGAGCTCGAAGAGATCAGCGTTAAAAAGAATGCCCTATTCAAGCTCTACCTTGCAACTCCCCTAATCGTAGATGGACAGAGCTGGAACATAGCAGAAGTTCTGCCAGAACACATCAACGCCAAAATTGTTAAGGTCTTCATGGACAGACCAGAAAAGATAACCGGCTGGGACTTGGTTAAGAGACGTCCCAAAGAGACCCTCTACGCAGTTCCACCAGGCAGTGTTTACATCCTTAAAGCCCAGGAAGATTTGACGTTAAAACCTTTCTACCGGCTTGGAATGATGGTAGAATTAGGCTATGGACTTGTTTTTGCAGGTAAATACGGCTGA
- the crn3 gene encoding CRISPR-associated ring nuclease Crn3/Csx3, translating into MIKFRVKELGGFTVVHFELNEEIRPSILRNLNPPEVKGTKGVVLSGRGPIWLYGFLVHFYHYTRWVATYDPRLGGAVIIESHWPGVHPGDVVKLNLEEVLRNV; encoded by the coding sequence TTGATTAAGTTCAGAGTTAAGGAGCTTGGAGGCTTCACTGTCGTGCATTTTGAGCTTAACGAAGAAATTAGACCATCAATTTTAAGGAACCTCAATCCACCAGAGGTTAAAGGCACGAAAGGCGTTGTGTTAAGCGGTAGAGGACCGATATGGCTCTACGGCTTTCTTGTTCATTTTTACCACTATACCCGCTGGGTGGCCACTTACGACCCCCGCCTCGGCGGGGCCGTAATCATTGAGTCTCACTGGCCCGGAGTTCACCCAGGTGATGTTGTTAAGCTAAATCTTGAGGAGGTGCTTAGAAATGTTTGA
- the cmr4 gene encoding type III-B CRISPR module RAMP protein Cmr4 yields the protein MFEKILILGIYTTTPVHAGSGAEISVIDLPIQRERHTGFPVIWGQSLKGVLRSEFPGEDNDPTKTVIFGPPTDRAHEHAGAISVGDAKILLFPVRSAKGVFAYITCPLILERFKRDIELAGGSAGFKIQDVGEAEAIVSEDSSLVVSTGGEDKIVLEEVILKVKKEDISPIVKAINNILPIPIDAKRIAIVSDDVFSSFVKMATEIVARIRIDARTGTVAEGGLWYEEFLPSDTVMYSMIAIANPRVKNPPKEVNSPKGIARKLIEVFNNRFLQIGGDETVGKGFVKVKLVEVNGNEPQKP from the coding sequence ATGTTTGAAAAAATCCTTATTTTGGGAATATACACCACAACGCCCGTACATGCTGGGAGCGGAGCTGAGATAAGCGTAATTGACCTGCCAATACAGAGAGAAAGGCACACGGGCTTTCCCGTGATATGGGGACAGAGCCTGAAAGGAGTTCTCAGAAGCGAGTTTCCAGGAGAAGATAACGACCCAACGAAAACCGTTATTTTTGGTCCCCCAACCGATAGAGCCCACGAACACGCCGGTGCAATAAGTGTCGGAGATGCAAAAATCCTGCTCTTCCCGGTAAGGAGTGCCAAAGGAGTCTTTGCCTACATCACATGTCCTCTCATCTTGGAGAGATTCAAGAGAGACATAGAGCTTGCAGGAGGGAGTGCTGGCTTTAAAATACAGGATGTTGGAGAAGCGGAAGCAATAGTAAGTGAGGATTCTTCACTTGTTGTCAGCACAGGCGGTGAGGATAAAATCGTCCTTGAAGAGGTCATTCTAAAGGTGAAGAAAGAAGACATCAGTCCAATAGTCAAGGCAATTAACAACATTTTGCCAATTCCAATAGACGCAAAAAGAATTGCAATAGTGAGCGACGACGTGTTTTCATCTTTCGTGAAAATGGCAACAGAGATTGTGGCAAGGATAAGGATTGACGCCAGGACGGGAACAGTTGCCGAAGGTGGCCTCTGGTATGAGGAGTTCCTCCCAAGCGACACAGTAATGTACTCCATGATAGCTATTGCAAACCCAAGGGTCAAAAACCCACCAAAAGAAGTCAACTCCCCTAAGGGAATAGCTCGCAAGCTGATTGAAGTTTTTAACAATAGGTTTCTCCAAATAGGCGGCGATGAGACTGTAGGAAAGGGCTTCGTTAAGGTCAAGCTGGTAGAGGTGAACGGCAATGAACCTCAGAAGCCTTGA
- the cmr5 gene encoding type III-B CRISPR module-associated protein Cmr5: MNLRSLEQERAAYAYECVKEVKEEDEKTQGRYAAYVKSAPVLILTNGLGQTLAFYLAKIGKNIDEVDYKSIDPKSIEGGGDKKAYAYLYKHIARWLAEDIGCHKSLTNGTDPLKYIISQNSTSLDVMLLTEEALFLLNWLKRFADAMLKKDKDSGE; this comes from the coding sequence ATGAACCTCAGAAGCCTTGAGCAGGAGCGAGCAGCCTACGCTTACGAGTGTGTGAAAGAGGTTAAGGAGGAGGACGAGAAGACCCAAGGAAGATACGCAGCCTACGTCAAGAGCGCCCCAGTCCTCATACTGACAAACGGACTCGGGCAAACGCTGGCGTTCTACTTGGCCAAGATAGGTAAGAACATTGACGAAGTGGACTACAAGTCAATAGACCCCAAAAGCATCGAGGGAGGTGGTGATAAAAAGGCATACGCCTACCTTTACAAGCACATCGCAAGATGGCTTGCCGAGGACATAGGGTGCCACAAAAGTCTAACAAACGGTACCGATCCCCTAAAATACATAATTAGCCAGAACTCAACCAGTCTCGACGTGATGCTTCTAACCGAAGAAGCACTTTTCCTTCTCAACTGGCTGAAGCGCTTTGCCGATGCAATGCTGAAGAAAGACAAGGATAGCGGTGAGTGA
- the cmr6 gene encoding type III-B CRISPR module RAMP protein Cmr6: protein MANFRRSHKLSERNRHNDKKVKFIVPADTLKALEENPWRNISNVSLLLMKYVPYIFEKEKNNTYKAELKAPGISDEIIEAYSHYLAIYLEMLGGINTKAVLRLKSRLVVGLGDESVYETSIRLLRNYGVPYIPGSALKGIAKHYAFELLADVHWELLVEKFQNKFKRLKLERDVYGAIGFLQNAFEKDDNSLKKLKELNLAITLKDGTKTTVEELVDIFGTLNSEGKVVFFDALPSPVRDPPANLEQLRSSLKDIFKEDVLELDIMNPHYQPYYQEGKPPGDWYSPTPIFFLTVKKDTPFVFAVGPSKTCNDRKLVEKAWKLLKEALREHGVGAKTALGYGRFE from the coding sequence ATGGCCAACTTCAGGAGAAGTCATAAGCTCTCAGAAAGGAATCGTCACAACGATAAAAAAGTTAAATTCATAGTTCCCGCAGACACACTCAAAGCACTTGAAGAGAACCCATGGAGAAATATCAGCAACGTTAGCCTTCTACTGATGAAGTACGTACCCTACATATTTGAGAAAGAGAAAAATAATACATACAAAGCAGAGCTCAAAGCTCCAGGAATTTCCGATGAAATTATTGAGGCATATTCCCACTACTTAGCCATATACCTCGAAATGCTTGGGGGTATTAACACGAAAGCAGTGCTACGCCTAAAGTCGAGACTTGTAGTTGGTCTGGGCGACGAAAGCGTTTACGAAACCAGCATAAGGCTACTCAGGAACTATGGGGTTCCTTACATTCCGGGATCAGCGCTAAAGGGTATTGCTAAGCACTATGCCTTCGAACTCCTTGCGGATGTCCACTGGGAGCTTCTTGTTGAGAAGTTCCAGAATAAATTCAAGAGGCTGAAGCTAGAGAGGGACGTTTATGGAGCCATAGGCTTTCTCCAGAATGCCTTTGAGAAGGATGATAATAGTTTGAAGAAGCTCAAGGAGCTCAACCTTGCGATAACACTAAAGGACGGCACAAAAACAACCGTTGAGGAGCTGGTGGATATCTTCGGAACACTTAACAGTGAGGGGAAGGTCGTTTTCTTTGACGCCCTGCCGTCCCCTGTGAGAGATCCTCCCGCAAATTTAGAACAGCTCAGATCCTCCCTCAAAGATATTTTTAAGGAGGATGTTCTTGAGCTTGACATAATGAACCCGCACTATCAACCGTACTATCAGGAAGGAAAACCGCCAGGCGACTGGTACAGCCCGACCCCAATATTTTTCCTCACAGTGAAAAAAGATACTCCATTCGTCTTTGCAGTTGGACCATCCAAGACCTGCAATGACAGAAAGCTTGTGGAGAAAGCATGGAAACTTCTCAAGGAAGCGTTAAGAGAGCACGGCGTGGGAGCGAAGACTGCGCTCGGCTATGGGAGATTTGAATAG
- the cobT gene encoding nicotinate mononucleotide-dependent phosphoribosyltransferase CobT: MESLFLLVLGNTEISTVPGISVAGATPELTKLTPPADAEYIFYEKPKIIDAIPVTPEGHPTPAIITKAARELARFPIIVIRGGTYLAPKVPHVHISDVVGRDFRKEPALPEVEDIIETARLFGEELNKEPIEELVIGESTPGGTTTAQAVLWTLGYEAKTSSASPNNPQALKEQVIKAGFERAGIRFGELSDEPIEALRQFGDPMMATVIGISLGFRKKVVLAGGTQMLAVAALLKALGESLDRFMIATTKWVVNDRSATFIETAKEIGIMSYAADLDFSRSEFKGLRDYEKGYVKEGVGAGGATWLAVKAGFSPEDVSRKVEELYKQLMNLKAASP, translated from the coding sequence ATGGAGAGTCTCTTCCTACTCGTCCTAGGCAACACCGAGATAAGCACCGTGCCAGGAATAAGCGTCGCTGGAGCAACGCCAGAGCTAACGAAACTTACCCCACCAGCCGATGCAGAGTACATCTTCTACGAGAAGCCCAAGATAATAGACGCCATTCCAGTAACACCAGAGGGTCATCCGACGCCAGCCATAATAACGAAAGCCGCTAGGGAGCTGGCAAGATTCCCCATTATAGTGATCAGAGGCGGGACATACTTAGCCCCAAAGGTTCCCCATGTTCACATAAGCGATGTCGTCGGCAGAGACTTCAGAAAGGAGCCGGCCCTTCCGGAGGTTGAAGACATAATCGAGACGGCAAGACTTTTCGGCGAAGAATTAAACAAAGAGCCAATCGAGGAGCTTGTCATAGGCGAATCAACGCCAGGTGGAACGACAACCGCCCAAGCTGTCCTGTGGACCCTCGGCTATGAGGCCAAAACCTCCTCTGCTTCACCGAACAACCCGCAGGCCCTTAAAGAGCAGGTCATAAAGGCCGGCTTCGAGAGGGCCGGAATAAGGTTTGGCGAACTTAGCGATGAACCCATTGAGGCTCTCAGGCAGTTTGGCGATCCTATGATGGCAACCGTGATTGGGATATCACTTGGCTTCAGAAAAAAGGTCGTCCTCGCCGGCGGGACTCAGATGCTGGCCGTCGCCGCCCTCCTCAAAGCCCTTGGTGAAAGCCTTGACAGGTTCATGATAGCTACCACGAAGTGGGTCGTCAACGACAGGAGTGCCACCTTCATCGAGACGGCGAAGGAGATAGGGATAATGAGCTACGCTGCCGACCTTGACTTCTCGAGGAGTGAATTCAAGGGCCTTAGAGATTACGAGAAAGGCTACGTTAAGGAAGGCGTTGGGGCTGGAGGGGCAACGTGGCTGGCAGTTAAAGCCGGATTTTCGCCCGAGGATGTGAGCAGGAAAGTTGAGGAGCTCTACAAGCAACTCATGAACCTTAAGGCCGCTTCTCCTTAA
- the cbiB gene encoding adenosylcobinamide-phosphate synthase CbiB: MWDAITLLLAVLWDLSLGEPPTLIHPTVWFGRLIGFLDEHYRRRNPKVDFLAGTLSSLLVVAFALVLSTLPRFLPKLPSLVLPVYLLKSSFAIRSLAEHVKNTIKEDIEEQRHFVAMIVSRDVSGLDRAHLNSAAIESLAENTNDSVLAPLLYFLLFGLPGALVYRAVNTLDAMIGYRDERHEYFGKFAARLDDALNFIPARITVLLFLPLNPRKVLSHWRKARFKINSDKPIAAMSAVLGVWLEKEGVYRFEGREPTLEDVRRALKVYWIVVGEWILTCLLLLTPGV; encoded by the coding sequence ATGTGGGACGCCATAACTCTCCTGCTCGCTGTCCTCTGGGACCTATCCCTCGGCGAGCCCCCCACGTTGATCCACCCCACCGTCTGGTTTGGAAGGTTAATTGGATTCCTTGACGAGCACTATAGGCGAAGAAATCCAAAAGTTGATTTCCTCGCTGGCACCCTTTCGTCCCTTCTCGTCGTCGCATTTGCCTTGGTCCTTTCTACCCTCCCAAGATTTCTTCCAAAATTGCCCAGCCTTGTCCTGCCGGTCTATCTTCTGAAGAGCTCCTTCGCCATAAGGAGTCTTGCCGAGCACGTGAAGAACACGATAAAGGAAGACATCGAAGAACAGAGGCATTTCGTCGCCATGATAGTCAGCAGAGATGTCTCGGGGCTCGACAGGGCCCACCTAAACTCAGCCGCGATAGAGAGCCTTGCCGAGAACACCAACGACAGCGTGTTAGCTCCGCTGCTATACTTCCTGCTATTTGGCCTCCCCGGGGCGCTCGTTTACCGGGCGGTGAACACGCTCGACGCAATGATAGGCTATAGGGACGAGAGGCACGAGTACTTCGGCAAGTTTGCGGCGAGGCTTGACGACGCCCTCAACTTCATACCGGCTCGGATTACGGTGCTCCTCTTCCTGCCCCTCAACCCTAGGAAGGTGCTCTCCCACTGGCGAAAAGCCAGGTTCAAGATAAACTCAGACAAGCCTATAGCGGCCATGAGTGCAGTTCTCGGTGTCTGGCTTGAGAAAGAAGGGGTTTATCGGTTTGAAGGCAGAGAACCAACGCTGGAGGACGTAAGGAGGGCGCTGAAGGTTTACTGGATTGTGGTGGGAGAGTGGATTTTAACATGTCTACTTCTACTCACCCCTGGGGTGTGA
- a CDS encoding aminotransferase class I/II-fold pyridoxal phosphate-dependent enzyme produces the protein MLRPIAFKAKHGGAREEGLLDFSASVNPYLPEWLDEMFERAKSLSGHYPYWERLEEELSVLIGKPATVTAGITEALYLLGPALGKKKIIIPKHTYEEYERVARIFGARVVKGPNEPEKLAAFVEKESVVFFCNPNNPDGRFYRPKELRPLIDAVEDKGALLVLDEAFIDFVKDAKSPEGENVIKLRTFTKSYGLPGIRVGYVLGFTEYFRSVRMPWSIGSLGLAFLEFVIKDGFEHLRKTMPLIWREKERLERALNVKSDANFFIKDVGDAKETVETLKRRGILVRDCTSFGLPRHVRFGVRKPEENEKLIEAFRKLGLSQRF, from the coding sequence ATGCTAAGGCCAATAGCCTTTAAAGCCAAGCACGGCGGCGCTAGGGAAGAAGGTTTGCTCGACTTCTCAGCCTCCGTAAACCCGTATCTGCCCGAGTGGCTCGACGAGATGTTTGAACGGGCCAAGAGTCTAAGCGGCCACTATCCTTACTGGGAACGCCTGGAAGAGGAGCTTTCGGTCTTAATAGGTAAGCCCGCAACGGTGACGGCGGGCATAACCGAGGCCCTCTACCTCCTCGGACCTGCACTGGGAAAGAAAAAAATCATAATCCCAAAGCACACCTACGAGGAGTACGAGCGCGTCGCCAGAATTTTCGGTGCAAGGGTCGTGAAGGGCCCCAACGAGCCCGAGAAGCTGGCCGCATTTGTGGAAAAGGAAAGTGTCGTCTTCTTCTGCAACCCCAACAACCCCGACGGAAGATTCTACCGGCCAAAGGAGCTAAGACCCCTCATCGACGCCGTCGAGGATAAAGGGGCTCTTCTCGTCCTCGATGAGGCCTTCATAGACTTCGTGAAAGACGCTAAAAGTCCGGAAGGTGAGAACGTCATAAAGCTAAGGACGTTCACCAAGAGTTATGGCCTTCCCGGGATAAGGGTGGGCTACGTTCTCGGCTTCACCGAGTACTTCAGGAGCGTCCGGATGCCATGGAGCATAGGTTCCCTTGGCCTGGCCTTCCTTGAGTTCGTAATCAAGGACGGCTTCGAGCATCTGAGGAAGACGATGCCCCTAATCTGGCGGGAGAAGGAAAGGCTTGAGAGGGCTTTAAACGTCAAGAGCGACGCGAACTTCTTCATAAAGGACGTAGGTGACGCCAAAGAAACCGTCGAGACCCTTAAGCGCAGGGGAATCCTCGTGAGGGACTGCACGAGCTTTGGACTACCTCGGCACGTGCGGTTCGGCGTCAGAAAGCCAGAGGAAAACGAGAAGCTTATCGAAGCTTTTCGAAAGCTTGGGCTCTCGCAACGGTTTTAA
- a CDS encoding MFS transporter yields the protein MEGGKRGLEWRYTAAALLSSLGSAVLGPYLSLWLKTVGLSFSEIGLVQGVSEIVQLLTDFPTGGFADRYGRVKTYAAGSALFGTGLLMIALSSGLPMILLGSAMTGFGAALVSGTMIPWLYDSLGDGNRVKDVLSRVKALSGPVRFAGGLSAGYLASLAPNLPVLAAGLLSIASALTAYLLLPDNYGTRKKSYVEVLKEGLHELRHNRAVHFLLAASFLLSFSARAFFTFWMILLSGRELPETYMGLLFALMVLSTSGGALIAKKISPTPRTLAALTALWGLEILLLGLVEGLAPSILLLFVIEITLGARFPVMAVVRNRFIPSEARSTVNSAMSTMASGFMAAANIFVGALASSFGLETAYETAGSLH from the coding sequence ATGGAAGGAGGAAAGCGCGGTCTGGAATGGCGCTACACAGCGGCGGCACTGCTGAGTTCGCTGGGCTCGGCGGTACTGGGCCCTTACCTGAGCCTGTGGCTTAAAACGGTGGGCCTCAGTTTTTCGGAGATTGGCCTGGTTCAGGGCGTTTCTGAGATCGTCCAGCTCCTAACGGACTTTCCAACGGGCGGTTTTGCGGATAGGTACGGCAGGGTGAAAACGTACGCAGCGGGGAGTGCTCTCTTCGGCACCGGACTCCTGATGATAGCGCTCTCCAGCGGCCTTCCTATGATTCTCCTGGGTTCGGCAATGACTGGATTTGGGGCGGCGCTGGTCAGCGGGACGATGATACCTTGGCTGTACGATTCCCTTGGCGACGGCAACAGGGTCAAAGACGTCCTCAGCAGGGTCAAGGCGCTCTCAGGGCCGGTTCGATTTGCTGGTGGTCTTTCCGCGGGTTATCTGGCATCACTCGCACCGAATCTGCCCGTGTTAGCCGCGGGACTGCTCTCGATCGCATCGGCCCTCACGGCGTACCTCCTGCTGCCGGACAACTACGGGACGCGGAAAAAGAGCTACGTTGAGGTGCTCAAGGAGGGTCTGCACGAGCTCAGGCACAACCGGGCAGTTCACTTCCTTCTGGCTGCTTCATTCCTCCTCAGCTTCTCCGCCAGGGCGTTTTTCACTTTCTGGATGATACTGCTTTCGGGCAGGGAACTTCCAGAGACGTACATGGGTCTGCTCTTTGCACTGATGGTGCTGTCCACCTCCGGGGGAGCGCTGATTGCAAAGAAAATCAGTCCCACACCAAGGACACTCGCCGCATTAACGGCACTGTGGGGACTTGAGATACTCCTCCTCGGCCTTGTGGAGGGCCTTGCACCCAGTATTCTGCTGCTTTTTGTCATTGAAATCACGCTGGGAGCCAGATTTCCGGTGATGGCCGTTGTCAGGAACAGATTCATCCCATCCGAAGCCCGTTCGACCGTTAACTCCGCGATGAGCACGATGGCGAGTGGCTTCATGGCCGCCGCAAACATCTTCGTTGGAGCACTGGCCTCTTCCTTTGGCCTGGAAACAGCGTATGAAACAGCCGGATCCTTGCACTAG
- a CDS encoding valine--tRNA ligase, with product MLPKNYDPNEIEPKWQKFWLEEKIYKYDLDESKPSYAIDTPPPFTSGTLHLGHVLSHTWIDIVARYKRMRGYNVLFPQGFDNHGLPTELKVEKEFKISKDEPEKFLQKCIEWTWQAIEAMRNQFIRIGYSADWDLEYHTMDDDYKALVQKTLLEFYKKGLLYQAEHPVYWCPRCRTSLAKAEVGYVEEEGYLYYIKLPLADGSGYIPIATTRPELMPACVAVFVHPEDERYKHLVGKKVRLPIYDREVPILADEDVDPSFGTGAVYNCTYGDEQDIVWQKRYNLPVIIVINEDGTFNEKAGPYKGMKVEEARKAIAKDLEKMGLLYKKEKIKHRVLRHTERSSCMAPIELLPKKQWFIKVKDFTDEIVKVAKEINWYPSDMFLRLKDWAESMDWDWVISRQRVFGTPIPFWVCKNGHIIPAKEEDLPVDPRFEEPPVEKCPVCGAELEPVTDVLDCWVDSSITPLVITKWSKDERWFKHNFPTALRPQGTDIIRTWAFYTIFRTYILTGEKPWNDILINGMVAGPDGRKMSKSYGNVVAPDEVIPKYGADALRLWTALAPPGEDHPFKWETVDYNYRFLQKLWNIYRFAEPHLMDFDYEKYKDIELEPLDRWILSRLHRLIKFATEEMERYRFNLLTRELITFIWHEVADDYIEMIKHRLYGDDGESKLKAKVALYELLYNTMLLLAPFVPHITEELYHAIFKKRVGAKSVHLLSWPTHDEGRIDGEAEKLGELAREIVGAMRRYKNSHGLALNAKLKHVAIYATDSYEMLKAIEKDIAGTMNIEKLEIIRGEPELEERVIEIKPNFRTVGPKYGKLVPKIIGYLKEHADEVAKALKERGKIEFEIDNQRVELGKDDVVLRKAVFSEGKEVETAVVGDAVILFF from the coding sequence ATGCTCCCGAAGAACTACGACCCCAACGAGATTGAACCGAAATGGCAGAAGTTCTGGCTCGAGGAAAAGATATACAAGTATGATCTGGATGAGAGCAAGCCCAGCTACGCCATCGACACCCCGCCCCCGTTCACGAGCGGAACACTGCATTTGGGCCACGTCCTTAGCCACACGTGGATTGATATAGTGGCGAGATACAAGAGGATGAGGGGCTACAACGTGTTGTTTCCCCAAGGCTTTGACAACCACGGCCTTCCAACGGAACTCAAGGTCGAGAAGGAGTTTAAAATCAGCAAGGACGAGCCGGAGAAGTTCCTCCAGAAGTGTATCGAGTGGACCTGGCAGGCCATCGAGGCTATGCGCAACCAGTTCATTCGCATAGGATATTCGGCTGACTGGGATTTGGAGTACCACACGATGGACGATGATTACAAGGCCCTCGTCCAGAAGACACTTCTTGAGTTCTACAAAAAAGGCCTACTCTACCAAGCGGAGCACCCTGTCTACTGGTGCCCGAGATGTAGAACAAGTCTCGCAAAGGCCGAGGTAGGTTACGTTGAGGAAGAAGGCTACCTCTACTACATAAAGCTTCCCCTAGCCGATGGTTCCGGCTACATACCCATAGCCACGACGAGGCCAGAGCTCATGCCCGCCTGTGTTGCCGTGTTCGTGCATCCAGAAGATGAGCGCTACAAGCACCTCGTGGGCAAAAAGGTGAGGCTTCCGATATACGACAGGGAAGTACCCATCCTCGCGGATGAAGACGTTGATCCAAGCTTTGGAACAGGTGCAGTCTACAACTGTACCTACGGCGATGAGCAGGACATAGTCTGGCAGAAGCGCTACAACCTGCCCGTCATAATAGTCATCAACGAGGACGGCACCTTCAATGAGAAGGCTGGGCCGTACAAGGGCATGAAGGTCGAGGAGGCAAGGAAGGCAATCGCCAAGGATCTCGAGAAGATGGGCCTCCTCTACAAGAAGGAGAAGATTAAACACAGGGTTTTGAGACACACGGAGAGGAGCTCCTGTATGGCTCCCATCGAGTTGCTCCCCAAAAAGCAGTGGTTCATTAAGGTAAAGGACTTTACGGATGAAATCGTCAAGGTCGCAAAGGAAATTAACTGGTATCCAAGCGACATGTTCCTCCGCCTCAAGGACTGGGCCGAGAGCATGGACTGGGACTGGGTCATAAGTCGCCAGAGGGTCTTTGGAACGCCCATCCCGTTCTGGGTCTGCAAGAACGGCCACATAATCCCAGCAAAAGAAGAGGACCTGCCGGTTGACCCGCGCTTTGAGGAGCCTCCCGTTGAGAAGTGTCCCGTTTGTGGAGCAGAACTCGAGCCTGTAACTGACGTCCTTGACTGCTGGGTCGATTCGAGCATAACACCGCTCGTCATAACAAAGTGGAGTAAAGACGAGAGGTGGTTCAAGCACAACTTCCCAACAGCCCTCAGGCCACAAGGAACCGACATCATAAGGACCTGGGCCTTCTACACGATATTCCGCACTTACATCCTCACCGGCGAGAAGCCCTGGAATGACATCCTCATCAACGGAATGGTCGCCGGCCCAGACGGCAGAAAGATGAGCAAGAGCTACGGCAACGTGGTTGCGCCGGACGAGGTCATACCAAAGTACGGCGCCGACGCCTTGAGGCTCTGGACAGCCCTTGCACCACCCGGCGAAGACCACCCCTTCAAATGGGAAACCGTGGATTATAATTACCGCTTCCTCCAGAAGCTCTGGAACATCTACCGCTTCGCCGAGCCTCACCTGATGGACTTTGACTACGAGAAGTACAAGGACATCGAGCTCGAACCCCTCGACCGGTGGATACTCTCAAGACTCCACAGGCTCATCAAATTCGCTACCGAGGAGATGGAGCGCTACCGCTTCAACCTCCTTACCAGAGAGCTCATAACCTTCATCTGGCATGAAGTGGCGGATGACTACATCGAGATGATAAAGCACAGGCTCTACGGCGATGACGGAGAGAGCAAGCTCAAAGCTAAGGTCGCCCTCTACGAGTTGCTCTACAACACAATGCTCCTCCTCGCACCGTTCGTGCCACACATCACGGAGGAGCTCTACCACGCCATATTCAAGAAGCGCGTTGGGGCCAAGAGCGTGCACCTCCTTAGCTGGCCCACCCACGATGAGGGCAGGATAGATGGGGAAGCTGAGAAGCTCGGTGAACTTGCGAGGGAGATAGTCGGTGCCATGAGGCGCTACAAGAACTCCCATGGCTTAGCACTCAACGCAAAGCTGAAGCACGTGGCCATATACGCCACCGACAGCTACGAGATGCTTAAAGCCATAGAGAAGGACATAGCCGGTACAATGAACATTGAGAAGCTGGAGATAATCAGGGGTGAGCCAGAGCTTGAAGAGAGAGTCATCGAGATAAAGCCTAACTTCAGGACCGTTGGGCCGAAGTACGGCAAGCTCGTGCCGAAGATAATCGGCTACCTAAAGGAGCACGCCGACGAGGTTGCAAAGGCTCTCAAGGAGAGAGGCAAGATCGAGTTTGAGATAGACAACCAGAGGGTCGAACTTGGCAAGGACGACGTCGTGCTCAGGAAGGCAGTCTTCAGCGAGGGTAAAGAGGTAGAAACGGCCGTCGTAGGGGATGCCGTCATTCTCTTCTTCTGA